The DNA segment ATGATCCCGGTGCACATCCTGGGCGAGCTGGTGAAGCCGGTGAGCCTCTCCTGCCGTCTCTTCGGGAACATCTTCGGCGAGGACACGCTGATCGTGGTCTTCGTCGGCGTCGCCGCGCTCGCGCTCAAGGCGTCGCTGGTCGCGCTCGCGGTGCCGCCGATGGCCGGGATCACCGCGCTCTTCATGATGCTCCAGACGCTCACGGCCATCGTCCAGGCGCTGATCTTCTCGCTGCTCACCACCGTCTACCTGTACATGATGCTCCCGCACGAGTCGCACGGGGAGCACGCGCACGGGGAAGCCGGACATTGATCACCAACACGCGGTACCACAGGAACCCCAAGGACCCCAAGGAGGTGAACCCGCAATGAACTTCGCCGCCACGCTCGGCCTCGCGCTCCCGATCGGGATCGGCCTCGCCGCCATCGGCTCCGGCATCGGTCTCGGCTTCATGGGCCGCGGCGCCATGGAGGCCATGGGCCGTCAGCCCGAGGCGCTCCCTCGCATCCAGGTCGCGATGATCATCGGCTTCGGCTTCATCGAGGCGCTCACGATCTACGCGTTCGTCACCATGTTCTTCCTCCAGGGGAAGATCCAGTAGCCCACCGGAGCGGCGCGCGAGCCTGACGCCCGCGCCCGTCCCGAGGCTTGGGGAACTCGATGGATCAGTTCGTACATTGGAATCAGCTCCTCGCGCACGCGATCAGCTTCATCATCTTCTTCTTCCTCGTGCGGGTGGCGTTCCAGGCGATCATCTACCCGCCCATGCGGGAGCGCCGGGAGCGAATCCAGGCGGAGTTCAAGCGCATCGAGGACGAGAAGGCCGGCGTCGC comes from the Candidatus Eisenbacteria bacterium genome and includes:
- the atpE gene encoding ATP synthase F0 subunit C, whose protein sequence is MNFAATLGLALPIGIGLAAIGSGIGLGFMGRGAMEAMGRQPEALPRIQVAMIIGFGFIEALTIYAFVTMFFLQGKIQ